The following proteins are co-located in the Dietzia timorensis genome:
- a CDS encoding Glu/Leu/Phe/Val dehydrogenase dimerization domain-containing protein, producing MTFTPINPMSTTPEPTATPDVLHAATPMPVSTPTRRHHEPYMRIQWIDDVTGATGYLVIDTMVQGMATGGTRMRAGCTVTEVEDLARGMSNKTAAFDLPIGGAKGGVDFDPKDPRAVDVLTRFYEAMRPYLDRHWVTAEDLGVPQSLVDTVFARLGMNQSYHAAIERSADPAATTARVHAGLDAATPGGPLGDVIGGYGVAQACLAASKVRGWAVPETTVAIQGVGTMGGGAAFYLHEAGMKVVALADAVGTLYDPAGLDVPALLDSRNRFGEIDRAAVPAGVQLLDRDVILHTDCDIVVPAAVSYAITAENCLGIKASIVVEAANAATTEDAELDLATRGVVVLPDFIANAGAVAWAWWLLLGYVGENYEDSFDRLRAQMEYKISTLLGEWTPTSGPLRWAADVSSTVRNPAPLYIP from the coding sequence ATGACGTTCACGCCGATCAATCCCATGTCGACCACACCGGAACCAACGGCCACTCCGGACGTGCTGCACGCCGCTACCCCGATGCCGGTATCGACCCCGACACGCAGGCACCACGAGCCGTACATGCGCATCCAGTGGATCGACGACGTCACCGGCGCCACCGGATATCTCGTCATCGACACCATGGTCCAGGGCATGGCCACCGGCGGTACGCGTATGCGCGCCGGGTGCACCGTGACAGAAGTAGAGGATCTCGCTCGAGGCATGTCCAATAAAACGGCCGCGTTCGACCTTCCCATCGGCGGCGCGAAGGGCGGCGTCGACTTCGACCCCAAGGATCCGCGCGCGGTGGACGTGCTCACCCGCTTCTACGAGGCCATGCGTCCGTACCTCGACCGCCACTGGGTCACCGCCGAAGACCTCGGCGTTCCGCAGAGCCTCGTCGACACCGTGTTCGCCCGCCTCGGGATGAACCAGTCCTACCACGCAGCGATCGAGCGCTCGGCCGATCCGGCCGCGACGACCGCGCGTGTTCACGCCGGCCTCGACGCTGCGACCCCGGGCGGACCGCTCGGCGACGTCATCGGCGGCTACGGCGTGGCGCAGGCCTGCCTCGCAGCGTCCAAGGTGCGCGGCTGGGCCGTACCCGAAACGACCGTCGCCATCCAGGGCGTCGGCACGATGGGCGGCGGCGCCGCGTTCTACCTGCACGAGGCCGGGATGAAGGTCGTCGCTCTGGCCGACGCAGTCGGCACGCTCTACGACCCGGCAGGCCTCGACGTTCCCGCGCTTCTCGACTCCCGCAACCGCTTCGGCGAGATCGACCGCGCCGCCGTTCCGGCCGGCGTGCAACTGCTTGACCGCGACGTCATCCTCCACACCGACTGCGACATCGTGGTCCCGGCGGCGGTGTCGTACGCGATCACCGCGGAGAACTGCCTCGGCATCAAGGCCTCTATCGTTGTCGAGGCCGCGAACGCGGCGACCACCGAAGACGCCGAGCTCGACCTCGCCACCCGCGGCGTCGTCGTTCTCCCCGACTTCATCGCCAACGCCGGCGCCGTGGCGTGGGCATGGTGGCTACTGCTCGGCTACGTGGGCGAGAATTACGAGGACTCCTTCGACCGCCTCCGCGCCCAGATGGAGTACAAGATCTCCACCCTTCTCGGTGAGTGGACGCCCACCTCGGGCCCGCTGCGCTGGGCCGCGGACGTGTCCTCGACGGTGCGCAACCCCGCACCGCTCTACATTCCGTAG
- a CDS encoding aspartate aminotransferase family protein: MSNASLSPLLKQATPVVVDHASGSWIHGTDGRDYLDFTTGIGVTSTGHCHPDVVAAAREQCGKIIHAQYTTVMHQPLLELTDKLGEFLPEGLDSVFYANSGSEAVESAVRLARMATGRPYIVTVQGGFHGRTVAAASLTTAGTKFSAGFGPLMSGVATTSFPHALRLGMTEDEAVDYALKEFDFLLATRVAPNELAAVLVEPFLGDGGYMAVPQRYLAGLRERTERHGALLVLDEVQAGCGRTGKFWGHQHTEGLRPDVLITAKGIASGFPISAMAASRDLMNKAWPGSQGGTYGGNAVAAAAGVATLGVIEREGLVENSRVRGEELLAGLRSELDGVSEICDIRGTGLMLGIEFGNPTANAGSEEAAEAARLAGAVQQACIDEDLLTLTCGPTGNVVRIIPPLVVTSEEVKTGTERFARAVRAVVGA; the protein is encoded by the coding sequence ATGAGCAACGCATCGCTATCGCCACTCCTCAAGCAGGCCACCCCTGTTGTCGTCGACCACGCCTCCGGATCGTGGATCCACGGCACCGACGGACGCGACTACCTCGACTTCACCACCGGCATCGGAGTCACGAGCACCGGGCACTGCCACCCCGACGTCGTCGCCGCGGCACGCGAGCAGTGCGGGAAGATCATCCACGCCCAGTACACGACGGTCATGCACCAGCCGCTGCTCGAGCTCACCGATAAGCTCGGCGAGTTCCTCCCCGAAGGGCTCGACTCGGTGTTCTACGCGAACTCCGGCTCCGAGGCCGTCGAGTCCGCCGTGCGCCTGGCCCGGATGGCCACGGGCCGCCCGTACATCGTCACCGTCCAGGGCGGGTTCCACGGCCGCACCGTCGCCGCCGCGTCGCTGACGACCGCCGGGACGAAGTTCTCCGCAGGCTTCGGTCCCTTGATGTCCGGCGTGGCCACGACGTCATTCCCCCATGCCCTCCGCCTGGGTATGACGGAGGACGAGGCGGTCGACTATGCCCTCAAAGAATTCGACTTCCTCCTCGCCACCCGCGTCGCGCCGAACGAGCTGGCGGCGGTCCTCGTCGAGCCGTTCCTCGGCGACGGCGGCTACATGGCCGTGCCGCAGCGCTACCTCGCCGGGCTGCGCGAGCGCACCGAGCGCCACGGCGCGCTGCTCGTGCTCGACGAGGTGCAGGCCGGCTGCGGCCGCACCGGCAAGTTCTGGGGCCACCAGCACACCGAGGGGCTTCGCCCCGACGTGCTCATCACCGCGAAGGGCATCGCCTCGGGCTTCCCGATCTCCGCGATGGCCGCCTCCCGCGACCTCATGAACAAGGCCTGGCCCGGCTCGCAGGGCGGTACGTACGGCGGCAACGCGGTCGCCGCGGCCGCGGGCGTTGCGACCCTCGGGGTCATCGAGCGCGAGGGGCTCGTGGAGAACTCCCGCGTGCGCGGCGAGGAGCTCCTCGCGGGTCTGCGCTCGGAGCTGGACGGCGTCAGCGAGATCTGCGACATCCGCGGCACCGGGCTCATGCTCGGCATCGAGTTCGGCAACCCCACGGCGAACGCCGGCAGCGAGGAGGCGGCCGAGGCCGCGCGGCTGGCCGGCGCCGTACAGCAGGCGTGCATCGACGAGGACCTCCTCACGCTCACGTGCGGTCCCACGGGCAACGTAGTGCGCATCATCCCCCCATTGGTTGTGACGTCGGAGGAGGTCAAGACCGGGACCGAGCGGTTCGCCCGCGCCGTACGCGCGGTGGTGGGAGCCTAG
- a CDS encoding ABC transporter ATP-binding protein has translation MNSVIEVRNLTKRYKNTLALDNVSFDIEKDTIYGFLGRNGAGKTTAMSILTAQDTHTSGDVRVFGEHPYENSKVLSRMCFVREGQRYPDDSTPKQALKAAKMFFPNWDDDVAEELIEEFQLPLKTPIKKLSRGQNSAVGVIIGLASRAEITFFDEPYLGLDAVARQIFYDRLIEEYAKWPRTIMLSSHLIDEVSNLIERVLVIDGGRIVMDETADDARGQATNLVGDAGVVEGAVAGYEIIHRETLGRVTSVTILGSLPDDKRAELVEAGVDFAPVSLQQLIVRRTQHHHAASESNISTANTEGVLR, from the coding sequence ATGAACTCCGTGATCGAGGTCCGCAACCTCACCAAGAGATACAAGAACACACTCGCGCTCGACAATGTCAGCTTCGACATCGAAAAGGACACCATCTACGGCTTCCTCGGCCGCAATGGAGCCGGCAAGACCACGGCGATGTCGATACTTACGGCGCAGGACACACACACCAGCGGCGACGTGCGCGTATTCGGCGAGCACCCCTACGAGAACTCGAAAGTGCTCAGCAGGATGTGCTTTGTCCGCGAAGGGCAGAGGTACCCGGACGATTCGACGCCGAAGCAGGCACTCAAGGCGGCGAAGATGTTCTTTCCCAACTGGGACGACGACGTCGCCGAAGAACTCATCGAGGAATTCCAGCTCCCCCTGAAGACCCCGATCAAGAAGCTCTCCCGAGGGCAGAATTCCGCCGTCGGCGTCATCATCGGGCTCGCCTCGCGCGCCGAGATCACCTTCTTCGACGAGCCTTACCTCGGCCTCGACGCCGTCGCGCGGCAGATCTTCTATGACCGCCTTATCGAGGAGTACGCGAAGTGGCCGCGCACCATCATGCTGTCGAGTCACCTCATCGACGAGGTGTCCAACCTCATTGAGCGTGTCCTTGTCATCGATGGCGGCCGCATCGTCATGGACGAGACCGCCGACGATGCCCGCGGCCAGGCCACCAATCTCGTCGGCGATGCCGGCGTGGTCGAGGGTGCAGTCGCCGGATACGAAATCATCCATCGCGAAACCCTCGGCCGAGTCACCTCGGTGACCATCCTCGGCTCGCTGCCGGACGACAAGCGCGCCGAACTCGTCGAAGCGGGCGTCGACTTCGCCCCCGTTTCGCTACAGCAGCTCATCGTTCGCCGAACCCAGCACCACCACGCGGCATCGGAGTCGAACATCTCCACCGCCAACACCGAAGGAGTCCTACGATGA
- a CDS encoding VOC family protein: MPTDAMTAYHVCFAVPDLEAAMGELSAALGVRWGEPIRGRLETWDYSLVFSREAPHIELISSVPGSPWETDSPHFHHMGFWANCLDATLDKWHDAGGEMFYDSRPAGRSFGYVDLPASGVRVEAVDEAQRASFLSTWAGGN; this comes from the coding sequence ATGCCCACCGACGCCATGACTGCCTACCACGTGTGCTTCGCGGTGCCTGACCTCGAGGCGGCGATGGGCGAGCTCTCCGCCGCGCTCGGCGTCCGCTGGGGCGAGCCGATTCGTGGACGTCTGGAGACGTGGGACTATTCGCTGGTTTTCTCTCGCGAGGCTCCCCACATCGAGCTGATCAGCAGCGTGCCCGGCTCGCCTTGGGAGACCGATTCCCCGCACTTCCACCACATGGGGTTCTGGGCCAACTGCCTCGACGCGACGCTGGATAAATGGCATGACGCCGGCGGGGAGATGTTCTACGATTCCCGGCCGGCGGGCCGCAGCTTCGGCTACGTCGACCTCCCCGCCTCCGGCGTGCGCGTCGAAGCGGTCGACGAAGCACAGCGCGCGTCCTTCCTCTCCACCTGGGCGGGCGGAAACTAG
- a CDS encoding GntR family transcriptional regulator, translating into MDNGKPLFVQIAEQVEDAIVDGSFPEGGKAPSTNELAAFHRINPATAAKGINKLVDKGILYKRRGIGMFISENAREVLLSERREVFAERYVQPLIIEARKLGLGPDDVVALIHTRSAHEGRPA; encoded by the coding sequence ATGGACAACGGCAAGCCGCTGTTCGTGCAGATTGCCGAACAGGTCGAGGACGCGATCGTCGATGGCAGCTTCCCGGAGGGCGGCAAAGCGCCGTCGACAAATGAACTCGCCGCATTCCACCGCATCAACCCGGCGACGGCGGCCAAAGGAATCAACAAGCTCGTCGACAAGGGAATTCTCTACAAACGTCGCGGAATTGGGATGTTCATTTCAGAGAATGCCCGGGAAGTCCTCCTCTCCGAGCGGCGTGAGGTGTTCGCCGAACGCTACGTGCAGCCGCTCATCATCGAAGCGCGAAAGTTGGGCCTCGGCCCAGACGATGTCGTCGCGCTGATCCACACACGTTCCGCGCATGAGGGCCGTCCCGCCTAG
- a CDS encoding dihydrofolate reductase family protein, which translates to MTTTNAQPRSLVISQNCTLDGSIEMLGEWFDPQESDQGELDQLLAESERCDALLLGRQTFEDFRSYWPNVENDQTGITDDLNAQDKFVVSSTMTDPQWSRTTIFSGDWERQVRDLKQQGGGDIVVTGSIKLCHALIEAGLVDEFRLYLYPAVQGRGRRLFPEGFESDSLSLVESHPFANGHVELIYRAA; encoded by the coding sequence ATGACCACCACAAACGCTCAGCCACGCAGCCTCGTCATCTCGCAGAACTGCACGCTCGACGGGTCGATCGAGATGCTCGGCGAATGGTTCGATCCGCAGGAGAGCGACCAAGGAGAGCTCGATCAGCTCCTCGCCGAAAGTGAGCGCTGCGACGCCCTCCTCCTCGGCCGGCAGACATTCGAAGATTTCCGGAGTTACTGGCCCAATGTGGAGAACGACCAGACCGGGATCACCGACGACCTCAACGCCCAGGACAAGTTCGTCGTGTCCTCGACGATGACCGATCCGCAGTGGTCTCGAACGACGATTTTCTCCGGAGACTGGGAGCGCCAGGTCCGCGACCTCAAGCAACAGGGCGGCGGCGACATCGTCGTCACCGGCAGCATCAAGCTGTGCCATGCACTGATCGAAGCCGGGCTCGTCGACGAATTCCGCCTGTACCTCTACCCCGCAGTTCAGGGGCGCGGACGGCGTCTCTTCCCCGAGGGGTTCGAATCGGATTCACTCTCCCTCGTCGAGAGTCACCCCTTCGCCAACGGCCACGTGGAGCTGATCTACCGCGCCGCCTAG
- a CDS encoding LysR family transcriptional regulator, which yields MEVSLHRLKLLRELRYRGTVTAVAEALHYTTSAVSQQLSLLEKETGSTLFERRGRRIVLTESGELLADHSESILDAVENAGNAIESLRDGMRATLRAGVWASVATGLLPTGLAMLAESSPGIEVRSVELAPEATSEAVRDGTLDLSFVIDYSNYPMPRTQQLERRPIAVEKLYAAVPAAEATDGPVALSSLAGREWILSDSRSHFGRAVRLACREAGFEPDVRHVVGEQTTALALVAAGLGVTLVSDLGAFVRPEGIALVSLEDELVRNLSISYRVRDAERPSLREFVETMARAAVKVGLTAPQPATRG from the coding sequence ATGGAGGTCTCGCTGCATAGGCTCAAGCTTCTCCGCGAATTGCGATACCGGGGCACGGTCACCGCGGTCGCCGAGGCGCTGCACTACACGACGTCCGCGGTGTCGCAGCAGCTCTCGCTGCTAGAAAAGGAAACTGGCTCGACGCTGTTCGAGAGGCGCGGACGGCGCATCGTGCTCACCGAGTCGGGAGAGCTTCTGGCCGATCACTCGGAGTCGATCCTCGACGCGGTGGAGAACGCGGGGAACGCGATCGAATCCCTGCGTGACGGAATGCGCGCCACTCTGCGCGCCGGCGTGTGGGCTTCGGTTGCCACGGGGCTGCTTCCGACGGGGTTGGCGATGCTGGCCGAGAGTTCTCCGGGGATCGAGGTGCGCTCGGTGGAACTCGCGCCGGAGGCAACCTCGGAGGCCGTGCGTGACGGCACGCTCGACCTGTCCTTCGTGATCGACTACTCGAACTACCCCATGCCGCGCACGCAGCAGCTCGAGCGACGGCCGATCGCGGTGGAGAAACTGTATGCCGCTGTACCCGCAGCAGAGGCGACCGATGGGCCCGTCGCGCTGTCCTCCCTCGCGGGACGCGAGTGGATACTGTCTGATTCTCGCTCGCACTTCGGCCGAGCCGTTCGGCTGGCCTGCCGCGAGGCGGGGTTCGAACCCGATGTCCGCCACGTCGTCGGTGAGCAGACGACGGCGCTCGCTCTCGTGGCAGCCGGGCTCGGTGTGACTCTCGTGTCGGACCTCGGCGCGTTCGTGCGACCGGAGGGGATCGCACTCGTGTCGTTGGAGGACGAACTCGTACGTAATTTGTCCATTTCCTACCGCGTGCGCGACGCCGAGCGCCCTTCGCTGCGGGAATTCGTCGAGACGATGGCTCGTGCCGCGGTGAAGGTCGGGCTCACGGCCCCGCAACCGGCAACCAGGGGCTGA
- the zapE gene encoding AFG1/ZapE family ATPase — MTIAEPCEFTLTENQRRALEIMNGVSNVYIFGPPGSGKTTLLDLLHAARSSSRRWHFGDFFRLLHERLPEHGRSLPKTLAALTGEADLVLFDEFHLHDVADAVYLDRALQWWKAHGTQVLATSNYRPSDLMPNPLLHSAAEPVIGQIIENFEVFSLDDGVDHRGLGSRRRTQGFASGQWTIGTSVMSAATKRTISIGGRRLAVSRSAGAESPGTQLAFTFAELCGRPWSTSDYLILLRGIDGIALTDVPSPQALAREPAQRFANLVDVVCDRDIRLDVFAAGPPDELRFAPSPPLDVGRTLSRLALLSRQ; from the coding sequence GTGACAATCGCCGAGCCTTGCGAGTTCACGCTCACCGAAAACCAGCGGCGCGCGCTCGAAATCATGAACGGCGTGTCCAACGTCTACATCTTCGGCCCTCCCGGCAGCGGAAAGACGACACTGCTCGATCTGCTTCACGCGGCTCGCTCATCCTCGCGACGCTGGCACTTCGGCGATTTCTTTCGCCTGCTCCACGAGCGACTCCCGGAACACGGCCGCAGCCTGCCCAAAACTCTCGCCGCACTCACCGGCGAGGCTGATCTCGTTCTGTTCGACGAGTTCCACCTGCACGATGTTGCCGATGCCGTTTACCTCGACCGTGCGTTGCAGTGGTGGAAGGCCCACGGCACGCAGGTACTAGCCACGTCGAACTATCGCCCGTCCGATTTAATGCCCAATCCCTTGCTTCACAGCGCGGCCGAGCCCGTCATCGGGCAAATAATCGAGAATTTCGAGGTCTTCTCCCTCGACGATGGCGTCGATCACCGAGGCCTCGGCTCCCGCCGACGCACCCAAGGGTTCGCCTCGGGGCAATGGACCATCGGCACGTCAGTTATGTCGGCGGCAACAAAGCGCACGATTTCCATCGGCGGCCGACGCCTCGCCGTGTCGCGCTCGGCCGGCGCAGAATCACCCGGTACGCAGCTCGCCTTTACATTTGCAGAGCTGTGCGGCCGTCCGTGGTCGACCTCCGACTACCTCATTTTGCTTCGGGGCATTGACGGAATCGCGCTCACCGACGTTCCGAGCCCTCAGGCGCTGGCACGAGAGCCGGCGCAACGATTCGCAAACCTCGTCGATGTCGTCTGCGATCGCGACATCCGGCTCGACGTGTTCGCTGCGGGCCCGCCGGACGAGCTGCGTTTTGCCCCGTCCCCTCCTCTCGATGTGGGCCGCACCTTGAGCCGGCTCGCGCTTCTTTCTCGCCAATGA
- a CDS encoding D-2-hydroxyacid dehydrogenase: protein MSENSSTSGQATPIVVMLSADGVAPPSNLSAIRQVAEVREATAETLAGALPGADVLFVWDIFSGALAAAWDAADSLRWVHVAAAGVDKILFDGLRSSDVLLTNARGTFDEPIAEYVLACVFANDKLLHESEAFQRAEQWRWRETRKVAGRHALVVGTGAIGRAIARKLRAVGLDVRGAGRTVRESDPDFGEVVDSGALADHLAGVDHLVMVAPLTDATRGMLGADELAALPDGAHVVNVGRGPLIDQPALTSEIASGRITAHLDVLVEEPLPAGDPLWELPGAHISAHLSGDVVGWRDTLAAQFLGKLRDYASGTEPGPAVDKERGYVPGP from the coding sequence ATGAGCGAGAATTCGAGCACTTCCGGGCAGGCCACCCCCATCGTCGTCATGTTGTCCGCGGACGGGGTCGCGCCGCCGAGCAACCTCAGCGCGATCCGGCAGGTCGCCGAGGTCCGCGAGGCCACCGCAGAGACGCTCGCAGGCGCCCTTCCCGGCGCCGACGTGTTGTTCGTGTGGGACATCTTCTCCGGCGCGCTCGCCGCGGCGTGGGACGCGGCCGATTCGCTGCGCTGGGTGCACGTCGCGGCGGCGGGCGTGGACAAGATCCTCTTCGACGGGCTGCGCTCCTCGGACGTACTGCTCACCAACGCGCGCGGCACCTTCGACGAGCCGATCGCCGAATACGTTCTCGCGTGCGTGTTCGCGAACGACAAGTTGCTCCACGAGTCCGAGGCGTTCCAACGCGCCGAGCAGTGGCGCTGGCGCGAGACCCGCAAGGTCGCCGGGCGGCACGCGCTCGTCGTCGGCACGGGCGCGATCGGCCGCGCGATCGCCCGCAAGCTCCGCGCCGTGGGCCTCGACGTGCGCGGCGCGGGCCGGACCGTGCGCGAGTCCGACCCCGATTTCGGCGAGGTCGTCGACTCCGGCGCCCTCGCCGACCACCTCGCGGGCGTCGACCATCTCGTCATGGTCGCCCCGCTCACCGACGCCACGCGAGGGATGCTCGGCGCGGACGAGCTAGCGGCGCTGCCGGACGGCGCGCACGTCGTCAATGTCGGCCGCGGCCCGCTTATCGACCAACCGGCTCTGACGTCGGAGATCGCATCCGGCAGGATCACCGCGCATCTCGACGTTCTCGTCGAAGAGCCGCTGCCCGCAGGAGATCCGCTGTGGGAGCTGCCCGGCGCGCACATCAGCGCACACCTGTCGGGCGATGTCGTCGGCTGGCGCGACACGCTGGCCGCGCAGTTCCTGGGCAAGCTTCGCGACTACGCCTCCGGCACGGAGCCGGGCCCGGCCGTCGATAAGGAGCGCGGGTACGTCCCGGGCCCGTGA
- a CDS encoding TetR/AcrR family transcriptional regulator, with amino-acid sequence MPRRSRRPEICDAAIALAAKGGSHAITHQGIDAYLGIARGSTSYYFRTRAELIAAVADHIAAQSRATFNELLAQVPEGQADLHSDVIEQYMRVLLGERSAACRARMALLLDADCGDAQRRALADCLFSREAAIALFDDGRDDPAAAATALIDSLEGAIVRHTIFALDGDGGPIPAR; translated from the coding sequence ATGCCACGTAGGTCTCGACGTCCAGAAATCTGTGACGCGGCGATCGCTCTCGCCGCGAAGGGCGGCAGCCACGCGATTACTCACCAGGGGATCGACGCGTACCTCGGCATCGCTCGTGGATCGACGTCCTACTACTTCCGGACCAGAGCGGAGCTGATCGCCGCGGTTGCGGATCACATCGCCGCACAATCACGCGCGACTTTCAACGAGCTACTGGCGCAGGTTCCGGAGGGCCAGGCGGATTTGCACTCCGACGTCATCGAGCAATATATGCGGGTCCTCTTAGGGGAGAGGAGCGCGGCGTGCCGAGCGCGGATGGCGCTATTGCTCGACGCCGACTGTGGCGACGCTCAGCGACGCGCCCTGGCGGATTGTCTGTTCTCTCGCGAGGCCGCGATAGCGCTTTTCGACGACGGCCGCGACGATCCCGCCGCGGCCGCCACCGCGCTCATCGACTCGCTTGAGGGCGCGATCGTTCGGCACACGATTTTCGCCCTGGACGGTGACGGCGGGCCTATTCCTGCACGTTGA
- a CDS encoding SRPBCC domain-containing protein translates to MNPTPTGYYRDGRIVIERALAFGTGEVWDALTASERTARWIGPWSGDPSTGTIDLTMTAEEGSPTMPLRIDECDSPVRVAVSAGEGDDVWTLFGEVRSAGEGEVGSVIALSQVIDDPEKASAIGPGWEFYLDRLVAAETGGDPEAIDFDNYYPSMADYYRALPG, encoded by the coding sequence ATGAATCCCACTCCCACCGGCTACTACCGCGACGGCCGAATCGTTATCGAACGCGCACTCGCTTTCGGCACCGGCGAGGTTTGGGACGCCCTCACGGCCTCCGAACGCACCGCACGTTGGATCGGTCCGTGGTCCGGGGATCCGTCCACGGGCACCATCGACCTCACGATGACGGCGGAGGAGGGCAGCCCCACGATGCCGCTGCGGATCGACGAGTGCGATTCCCCGGTTCGCGTGGCCGTGAGCGCCGGCGAGGGCGACGACGTGTGGACGCTGTTCGGCGAGGTGCGCTCGGCAGGAGAGGGTGAAGTCGGGTCCGTCATCGCGCTGTCGCAAGTCATCGACGATCCGGAAAAGGCCTCCGCGATCGGACCCGGATGGGAGTTCTACCTCGACCGACTCGTGGCCGCCGAGACGGGCGGGGATCCCGAGGCGATCGACTTCGACAACTACTACCCGTCCATGGCCGACTATTACCGCGCTCTCCCCGGATAA
- a CDS encoding alkaline phosphatase D family protein, with amino-acid sequence MSNTRVDIPALSISRGTTRRSFLTWTAAVSAAAFTPAMLGGNAEAQSSLPAGSLAAGSVRLDNPFALGVASGDPLPDSVMLWTRLAPKPLEIGGGMPPVAIPVDWEIATDEAFGKVVNSGTAIADPAHAHSVHVDVKGLEAWRVYYYRFLAAGAESPVGRTRTSAPLGADLGSLSFVWASCQAWHDGYYNAYEDMAERENDVIFFLGDYIYESEIKDGGIRDVSALSSDVRAEPYTLDQYRLRYGLYKSEEPLQRAHASAPWIVTMDDHEVDNNWAAEISQDDDDPVEFLSRRAQAFKVWWEHTPTRVTAPTGPDMQIYRRTDYGNLVRFSVLDTRQYRSNQVHDDKDSPQDSETADPSRTITGDEQEKWILDGLDSSPTAWKVLAHQTVISDLPRVKDGKRNVSMDGWSGYEASRHRILDGAAERGAKNLVSIVGDIHRNAFSELRRDYQDASPAVGVDFAGTSIASGKDGADSDEANEGFKTSSEAFKFGNAQRGYVAVTVDKNEWTTEVRVTDKNTAPGQKLHRRATVTVPSGRPELNVQE; translated from the coding sequence ATGAGCAATACTCGCGTGGATATCCCTGCCCTTTCGATTTCGCGCGGCACGACGAGGCGGAGCTTTCTCACGTGGACAGCCGCCGTGTCTGCCGCTGCCTTCACCCCCGCCATGCTCGGCGGGAACGCGGAGGCGCAGAGTTCGCTTCCCGCGGGTTCGCTCGCGGCCGGGAGCGTACGCCTCGACAACCCGTTCGCGCTGGGCGTCGCCTCCGGCGATCCGCTTCCGGATTCGGTGATGCTGTGGACCAGGCTCGCGCCGAAGCCACTGGAAATCGGCGGCGGCATGCCTCCGGTGGCCATCCCGGTGGACTGGGAGATCGCCACCGACGAAGCCTTCGGGAAAGTCGTCAATAGTGGCACCGCTATCGCCGACCCTGCCCATGCACATTCCGTCCACGTCGATGTCAAAGGTCTCGAAGCCTGGCGCGTGTACTACTACCGGTTCCTCGCGGCCGGCGCCGAGAGTCCGGTTGGCCGCACGCGCACCTCCGCGCCGCTGGGCGCCGATCTCGGCTCGCTCTCCTTCGTCTGGGCCTCGTGCCAGGCGTGGCACGACGGCTACTACAACGCCTACGAGGACATGGCAGAGCGCGAGAACGACGTGATCTTCTTCCTCGGCGATTACATCTACGAAAGCGAGATCAAGGACGGCGGAATCCGCGACGTGTCGGCGCTGAGCTCCGATGTGCGAGCCGAGCCGTACACTCTTGACCAGTACCGACTCCGCTACGGCCTCTACAAGAGCGAAGAGCCACTGCAGCGCGCGCACGCGTCCGCCCCGTGGATCGTCACGATGGACGACCACGAGGTCGACAACAATTGGGCTGCGGAGATCTCCCAGGATGATGACGATCCCGTGGAATTCCTGTCCCGGCGCGCGCAGGCCTTCAAGGTGTGGTGGGAGCACACCCCCACGCGTGTCACGGCACCGACCGGCCCGGACATGCAGATTTATCGGCGCACCGACTACGGCAATCTCGTGCGCTTCTCGGTTCTCGATACGCGGCAGTACCGCTCGAATCAGGTTCATGACGACAAGGACAGCCCGCAGGATTCCGAGACGGCAGATCCATCGCGGACCATCACAGGCGACGAGCAGGAGAAGTGGATTCTCGACGGCCTCGACTCGTCTCCCACCGCGTGGAAAGTGCTCGCACACCAGACGGTGATCTCCGACTTGCCCCGGGTCAAGGATGGCAAGCGCAACGTGTCGATGGACGGCTGGAGCGGCTACGAGGCTTCGCGCCACCGGATCCTCGACGGTGCCGCGGAGCGCGGAGCGAAGAACCTCGTCTCGATCGTCGGAGACATTCACCGGAACGCGTTCTCGGAGCTTCGCCGCGACTACCAGGACGCCTCCCCCGCGGTGGGGGTCGATTTCGCCGGGACGTCGATCGCTTCGGGGAAGGACGGAGCCGACAGCGACGAGGCCAACGAGGGATTCAAAACCTCGAGCGAGGCGTTCAAGTTCGGCAATGCCCAGCGCGGCTACGTCGCCGTCACCGTTGATAAGAACGAGTGGACGACCGAAGTCCGCGTCACCGACAAGAACACTGCTCCCGGGCAGAAGCTGCACCGGCGCGCGACGGTAACAGTGCCGTCGGGACGCCCCGAGCTCAACGTGCAGGAATAG